The genomic segment GTAACCGTTCGCGTTCAAGAAGGCGGGATCCTTCATCATGGCGATGATGCCGCGCACGACCTTATGGACGTTCTCGACGGTGAAGCCCTCGCCGATGGCTTCGCGCCAACCGGACGTGCCGAAGACGACGGTCGTGGCCGCGCCCGACTCGCGCGCCAGGCGGCCCATGAAATCGCGGATGCGGGCGATGAAGCCGAAGCAGGCCTCGCGCAAGGCAGCGGGCAGGGGCTTGTCATTGCAGGCCGCGCCCAAGGTGTTGGCGGCATCCCATAGGGCCGGGCCGCGCTCCCCGCGGGGCTCGAGGCAGGCCTTGACCTTGGCGCCCCATTCGCCCGGCAGCGCCGCCAGCGTGCTGACGGCGTCCTCGGACCAGGCGCGCGCGAAATCCCGCCTCGCCTTCACGATGGCCTCCCGGGCCTTGTTTGCGGTTCCCGCGCCGTCCGTAGCCATAGCGAATCCTTTCCCCGAGTGCGGATCAAAAATTAACTTATCGGCCATGGAACCGCGCGTAATCATAGTCGGGGGCGGATTCGGCGGGCTCAAGGCCGCGTTGGCCCTCGGCCACCCGGGAAACGCGCAGTCCCTCATCCCGCAAGTACTCCTCCTCGACAAGCGGAACTACCATCTCTTCCAGCCCTTGCTCTACCAGGTCGCGACGGCGACGCTGAACCCTTCCGACATCGCCGTGCCCATCCGGCAGGTGCTGGCCCGGCATCGCAACGTGTCCGTGCTGATGGAGAACGTTCTCTCGATCGATCTCGCGGGCAAGGCCGTCCTCACGGATACGGGAAGCCACCCGTACGATTACCTCATCCTGGCCGCCGGCGCTTCGCACAGTTATTTCGGGCATCCGGAATGGGAAGAGCTGGCCCCGGGCCTCAAGACCATCGAGCAGGCCCTGGAGATCCGCCGGCGCGTGCTGACCGCGTTCGAGCAGGCCGAGAAGGAAACCGATCCGGCCGCGCAAGCGCGCCTGTTGACCTTCGTGGTGATCGGCGGCGGGCCGACCGGGGTGGAGATGGCCGGGGCCTTGGCGGAGTTGGCCCATGCCATCGTGGCCAGCGACTTCCGCCATCTCAAGTCGGAACTGCTGAAGGTGATCCTGCTGCAAGGCGGCAATCGCGTGCTTCCGCAATTCGCGCCCGTGCTTTCCGTCAAGGCCAAGGCCGCCCTGGAAAAGAAGGGCGTCGAGGTCCGCCTGGACAAGCTGGCCAAGGAGATTACGCCCATCGGAGTGAGGCTGGACGAGGGCATGATCCCCTCGGCGAACGTCATCTGGGCCGCGGGCGTGAAGCCCGCCCCGATC from the Fibrobacterota bacterium genome contains:
- a CDS encoding NAD(P)/FAD-dependent oxidoreductase; the encoded protein is MEPRVIIVGGGFGGLKAALALGHPGNAQSLIPQVLLLDKRNYHLFQPLLYQVATATLNPSDIAVPIRQVLARHRNVSVLMENVLSIDLAGKAVLTDTGSHPYDYLILAAGASHSYFGHPEWEELAPGLKTIEQALEIRRRVLTAFEQAEKETDPAAQARLLTFVVIGGGPTGVEMAGALAELAHAIVASDFRHLKSELLKVILLQGGNRVLPQFAPVLSVKAKAALEKKGVEVRLDKLAKEITPIGVRLDEGMIPSANVIWAAGVKPAPINKTLGLPLDHEGRVIVGPDLSLPGHPEVFAIGDQARFDTPHGPLPGLAPVAMQQGVHAARNILAEIAGRPRRPFKYLDKGTMAVIGRNYGVTDFHGLRIGGYLAWLMWLFVHILYLIGFRNRIAVMFNWAWSYLTFKRGARLITGRGWRENEGAPPPAPKPVEVAAGAR